The Streptomyces laurentii region GGATCGCGTTGTAGGCGTGGTCCGCCCACTCCACTTCGAAGTCCATCTCGCCGCGCGGCCGTCGGAAGGCCGAACCGCCGGACTGCAGCTCCCGCTCCGTGGCCACCGCGGCCCGCCGCCATCCGGTCAGTCCGCCGACCCCGGTGACGACCAGCTGCTGGACGAGTTCGTCGGCGGTCTCCGCGTACAGATCGGCGAGCGCGTCGCAGCCCTGCTGCCGGAGCATGTACTCGGCGCGGTAGAGCCGGTAGGCGGGCCGGACGGGAAGGTACTTGTCGAGGAAACCGCCCGCGCCGCCGTTCTCGCCGGTGAACGCGTCCTTCAGGTCCCCGAGGAACACGAAGGGCGACTTGGCGACGTCGACGAAGGCGTCGCCGAAGATGCCGAGCACCTCGCCGACGCTGCCGACCCGGTCGTCGTCCGGGTCGCCGGGGGTCAGTCCGCTGGGGTCGGTGAGCGCGCTGGGCACGTTGTCGGCGTAGGCGTACGCGGAGACGTACGGCGTCGACAGGTCCCGGGCGGCCGGGTCGGACCGCGTGAAGCGACCGGTGCCGGTGTCGTACTGACGGGCGTGCAGGTCGAGGTTGCCGGTGGTGGTCTCGTACCGGGCGCCGGTGTACGACGGGGTGCTCGCGGGCGCGCCGGCGGCGGTGGTGTTCAGGACGCGGGTGCCGAACGAGTCGTAGGCCCAGCGCTGGTGGAGGGTCCCGGTGCCGCCGACGACGTCGACCGGGGAGCCCTGGGTGTCGTGGTGGTAGTAGAAGAGCTCGCCGGTGCCGGTCTTGGTGGCGGTGGGCTGGCCGAGCGGGTCGTAGCGGTAGGACTGCTTGACCGCCCAGGCGCTGTCGTACTCCGTGGCCAGGATCGGCAGCGGCGCGTTGGGGTCCCACTGGGTGCGGCTGGTGACCGCGCCGTCCTTGAGGGTGGCGACCTGGTTCCCGCTCGCGTCGTGGTCGTAGGTGTAGGAGGCGCCCCCGACGGTGGCGGCGTTGATCTGTCCGGCCAGGTCGTAGGTGTACGTGTCGGCGCCGGCCTTGGTCCGGTTGCCCTCGGCGTCGTGCTCGTAGGCGGTCGTCGTGGTGCCGGTGGTGGCCGAGGTGAGCTGGTCGGCCGCGTCGTAGGCGTAACTGGTCGAGGTGGTGCCGAGGGTGGAGGTCAGCCGGTTGCCGACCTTGTCGTAGGTGTAGGACGTGGTGCGGCCGGCGGCGCAGCCGGTGACCCAGGGCTGTGGCGCGCAGCCGGAGGTGAGCCGGCCGGCCGCGTCGTAGGTGAGGTCGTAGCCGCCGGTGCCGACGCCGGCCCGGGTGACGTCGACTCGTGTGGGCAGACCCGCCGCGGACAGCGTCAGCGCCGTCTTGGTGACGGTGGCGCCCGCCTTGGCGGCGGTCACCGCGGTGACCCGGCCCGCCCGGTCGTAGGTGCGTTCCTCGGTCTCCGTGTTGGGCAGGGCCGAGGCGACCAGGTTGCCCGCGGGGTCCCAGGTGTACGTGGTGGTCTTGCCGTCGGCCGCCATCGTCGCGTTCCGGCCGTCGGCGTCGTAGGTGTACGTGATCGTGTTGCCGTCGGCGTACTTGCGGGTGAGGATCCGCCCGGCGGCGTCATAGGTGTAGGCGAAGCCGCGCGTCTTGGTCGGATGGCCGACCGCGTCGTAGACGAAGTCCTCGGAGATGGTGGAGTTCACCCGGGCGGTCAGCTGCCCGGCGGCGTCGTAGCCGAAGGTCGCGTCGGGGGTGGCGTCCGAGTAGTCGACCTTGGTGAGCAGACCGCGCGGGTCGTAGGTGTACCCGGTGGTGCCGCGGGGTGTGGTCTTGCCGGTGACATGGCCCTCCGCGTCGTACGCGTAGGTCGTCTTCCGGTCCAGCGGGTCGGTGACCGAGGTGAGGCGGTGCACCGCGTCGTAGCCGTACGCGGTGACGCGGCCGCCCGCGTCGGTGCGCCCGGTGAGGTTGCCGAGCTTGTCGTACCCGTAGGCGGTGACGGCGCCGCCGGGGGCGGTGACCTTCGTCAACTGGTCCCGGTCGTCGTAGCCGTAGGTGGTGGTGCGCCCGTCGGCGTCCTTGCGCTCGACGACCTTGCCGACGGGGTCGTAGGCGGTGCTGGTCACCCCGCCGAGCGGATCGGTGACCTTGGTGGGGTTGCCCGCGGGGTCGTAGCCGTACGTCGTCGTGTACGGGACGGGGTCGGCGCCGGTGGCGTTGCCGCGCGGATCGACCGCGGTGGCCTGGCGGCCGTCGCCGTCGTAGGTCCAGCTCGACTTGTGGCCGAGCGGGGAGACGCGGTCGAGGAGATTACCGTCGGCGTCGTAGGCGTAGGTCGTGGTCTTGCCCAGCTGGTCGGTGCTGCTGCCGAGCCGGTTGTTCTTGTCGTAGACGGCGGTGGTCGTCTTGCCCGCGGCGTCGGTGGTCTTGGTGACGTTGTCGTTGGCGTCGTAGGTGTAGCCGGTGGTGTGGCCCAGCGGGTCGGTGACCACGAGCGGCCGGTTGACCGCGTCGTAGGTCGTCTTCGTCACCGCGCCGGTGGGACCGGTGGTCTCGGTGAGGTTGCCGGCCGCGTCGTACACGTAGGACGTGGTGAAGGCGGCCGGGTCGGCGCCGGAGACGTTCCCGCGTGCCGAGACGCTGCTGAGCAGCCGGCCCACCTTGTCGTACGCGTACGTGGTCCGGCCGCCGGCCGCGTCGGTCTCGGAGGCGAGCCGTCCGCTCGCGTCGTAGGTGCGGGTGAGGGACTTGCCCGCCT contains the following coding sequences:
- a CDS encoding YD repeat-containing protein (KEGG: mba:Mbar_A3399 hypothetical protein; TIGRFAM: YD repeat protein; PFAM: YD repeat-containing protein;~RHS Repeat; cl11982;~RHS Repeat; pfam05593;~RHS repeat-associated core domain; TIGR03696;~Rhs family protein [Cell envelope biogenesis, outer membrane]; COG3209;~YD repeat (two copies); TIGR01643;~YD repeat-containing protein [Streptomyces sp. SirexAA- E];~identified by MetaGeneAnnotator; putative) — translated: MRTQARRLGMAFLAFLLLAIAAATPSWAVPPDRPGGAAASVVQAKARTAEDLPDPPKAMTLTERRKQVAKDRHEQSPMRGYMNAPEREATATPHGRPKTERVERGPAAQPGAAAQRLAAAPGNPVSVSAWATAYPGMLSIGGQVKLPLRGSSYTGLWLYVLDEAGVPVVQQEIKKSTDDPSGDTPDTGAWCYDWWAANSYPTDQCFWWAGGELGGILQDGKKYYAWVFLNNADGSSPGGTTSGLVQAFYTPGIPGAAAGICTCYAQAHRADPVNTATGMFYERLTDASLTGPGIPLALERTYRSDSTTTGLLGRGWATPFDTRLTLATGKATYRTGDGASFVFTQASDGTYTAPAGTTAKLVKGTSTYTVTTPDHTVRTFDSTGLPTSVAGAAGKGLSLTYAAGKLASVKDAAGRTTSFTLGADGLLATVSLPDGTSVAYGYTGGLLTSVTDPAGRTSTYAYDTNKRLSSYTDPAGGTVRNVYDGAGRITSQTDQNGKTTTFTWDGKSESHTVAPDGGVWTDVYASNVLMETIDPYGKSVTYDYDRQLRPVALTDQRGNTTAMTYDTAGRMLTRSAPAALGYQEGWGYDTGGNLTSHTDGRGNKTTYAYTANRLTSATDPAGGKTAYTYTAFGSLETVTSPRGKVTTYGYDAAGNRTSVTTPLGEKTTFTYDKAGRVLTRTDPRGNVSGADPAAYTTTYTYDGRGLLGSAKDALGRTTTYAYNGAEQLTSVRNPAGDTATLGYDDAGNLTRTTDQAGKSLTRTYDASGRLASETDAAGGRTTYAYDKVGRLLSSVSARGNVSGADPAAFTTSYVYDAAGNLTETTGPTGAVTKTTYDAVNRPLVVTDPLGHTTGYTYDANDNVTKTTDAAGKTTTAVYDKNNRLGSSTDQLGKTTTYAYDADGNLLDRVSPLGHKSSWTYDGDGRQATAVDPRGNATGADPVPYTTTYGYDPAGNPTKVTDPLGGVTSTAYDPVGKVVERKDADGRTTTYGYDDRDQLTKVTAPGGAVTAYGYDKLGNLTGRTDAGGRVTAYGYDAVHRLTSVTDPLDRKTTYAYDAEGHVTGKTTPRGTTGYTYDPRGLLTKVDYSDATPDATFGYDAAGQLTARVNSTISEDFVYDAVGHPTKTRGFAYTYDAAGRILTRKYADGNTITYTYDADGRNATMAADGKTTTYTWDPAGNLVASALPNTETEERTYDRAGRVTAVTAAKAGATVTKTALTLSAAGLPTRVDVTRAGVGTGGYDLTYDAAGRLTSGCAPQPWVTGCAAGRTTSYTYDKVGNRLTSTLGTTSTSYAYDAADQLTSATTGTTTTAYEHDAEGNRTKAGADTYTYDLAGQINAATVGGASYTYDHDASGNQVATLKDGAVTSRTQWDPNAPLPILATEYDSAWAVKQSYRYDPLGQPTATKTGTGELFYYHHDTQGSPVDVVGGTGTLHQRWAYDSFGTRVLNTTAAGAPASTPSYTGARYETTTGNLDLHARQYDTGTGRFTRSDPAARDLSTPYVSAYAYADNVPSALTDPSGLTPGDPDDDRVGSVGEVLGIFGDAFVDVAKSPFVFLGDLKDAFTGENGGAGGFLDKYLPVRPAYRLYRAEYMLRQQGCDALADLYAETADELVQQLVVTGVGGLTGWRRAAVATERELQSGGSAFRRPRGEMDFEVEWADHAYNAIRADAQLDRVAQSAASRGYSAADINQIYNHLFVEKHQLDAGMLRFDANPRIARAWERLQNGNPHPSDFDLLAHELYESSWMRQHGDQNYRRAHQATLDAGRTWDEHAPAADGIGFR